The following nucleotide sequence is from Clupea harengus chromosome 17, Ch_v2.0.2, whole genome shotgun sequence.
tgactttctcttttctctcttctactTTGCAGTGTATCGAGGCCAAGAAATACTGCTGGTATTTTGAAGGTGGATACCCCATCTACTTCATGTAAGTAGCCATTCTCTGCATTGCCAGTGCGGTACTGTTTGATTCTATACTGCAGTCTTGCTATCTTAGCCACTATCGCTAACATCAGAGGTTCTTCCCTTTCCTTTGGAGCCAAACCAGCCCTACTGTTTCATATGTCTGTGGCCTTGCATCATAATGGACCTCTCGacctgggagaggagaggccttAAAGGAGAAGTCCATGATTGTAATCCAATTCccttttttgtcatattcagctaattgctcttCATGGTCCTCTAGATGTTCGTTCTGTgtgtggtctaaaaaaaaaaaacctctggtaAATAAGAAACAAagtggtaaacaaacaaatggagTGAGCCATACACTGTTCCAACCAATTAACATGTTGCTTCGCgagcactgaagggaggggtgtaatttgtcAACTGtcaaatgtcaacaaccttgcaccagaatcgcagactgaaCCTTTAAGTCTAGTCTTACTGTCCCCTGAGGACcctctgtgtgtcctctcttGCCCATGAGAGCCAGTGCAGGACCGGTGCCATCGGCCGGAGACACACAAGGTgacgaggagagaggacagaacacTACCTCCtggaaacagcagcagcagcagcagcagctattGGCTGGCAGCCAAATGGAGTTGCTTAGTAGCTATTGTTAGAGTGAAGGGGGTGGTGCTGCAACTTTGAcattgaggaagaggaagaggaggaggagaagggtggCATAGCTTTAAAATCCTGTCCAGAAATATGGGGCATTCACGAGGTAGTGtcattttatatttttcattCAACAGACTTGTAGAGGTTTTAATGCGCAGGGCCTGGTTCAGCCTTATATAAACTTCCCTATAAACACTGTTTGGTGAGGCTTACTACACCAAGTCCTTCCCTACACATCTGAGTGTTTGGCTAGAGTTGGGGCAATGgctgttttttccctctcatAAACGCATATGCTGCTGTACTGTTGAGGTGTAGACCAGCGACTGTTTCACCGCTACAGAAAACTCCAGCGGCTAAAGGCAGCAGAAGCCTTCTTCACTTCTGCGCGACTGCCATGAAAGGTGTTTCAGCCGCATTCATCTTTTGAAGCCAAATCCCAGCATTTGCAGGATTTTCTGCTCTCCTTATTTTCCATGCCATTAACTCCCCCACCTCCCCGTGGCCAAACCTCAGACATGGGAGGGGAAGAGTGAGGCAgactggagtggagaggagaggagaggagtggagaggagaggagaggaaaggagaggagaggagtagagtggagtggagaggagaggagaggggtggggaggaaaTGAGAGTGCACACTCTTCATTTTCCTGCCTGGTCAGTCACCCCGCAGTTTGTGATTTGTTATTAATGTGCTCACACTCGTACTCATTTTTGTACACTACTCAGAATCAGACTCCTgtatttacttacttactatttatttactttgatttcctttctgtattttttttacatttgactttttaacattttaactcTGACAAAGACTCTTGTGGAGAGTCATAAAAAAGAGTGAGGCACTACTCTCAAGAGAGTTCACTGAATTTGTTTTGCATTCATTGGCTCTAATCCCCATCCTTAACCTTAACACATGACAAGAGTCTTCACTTTATCTGGCCAAAGTAACaacatttatgttttttatttacttcCCCAACTCATGTAAAGATGTCCGACACATAGAGAGTGCTGCAGGAATTGAGGAGCACATTCACTGATGGACACATACgacatgtaaatgtaagattTGCTTCAGTCATTCCCTATCTGAGGGACTTATGATATCAGAtggctctctcattctcacacaccaATGAAATGAAGGTAAAAGGTATTtatcagacgcttttatccCAAGCGACTTACAGACACCCTGCAGCGATCCGGAATTGAACCTGGGTCCGTCACTGATAAAGTGGTGATGCTACTCTGCACTGCCACCATAGATACCATAGATAATAGCGTTCGTGATGTCATCGCTCTCCCTTATCAGCTTACCTGTGCGTTACATTCTGAAGTTCTGTCTGGTCTTGCTATCTGTCTTACTCTCAGAGATCAGTGTTGTCTGTCTGAATCACCTTCAGATAACTCACGCTTCACTCTTTCTGAGCTTAGCAGGGTATGATAATCAGAATCTAAGTTCCCCTTTGTGAAGTTGGGCCCAGTGTGGGTTTGGCTCTGTGTTTAAAGAAGTTATGCggactctctgtgtctccgggATCATTCCTGTCTCACAGTGAACAGCTTATTCTAATCAGTGATTCCTATCAGAAATACCACAAATAGCTGACTATCTCACCCTAAGAGTATCCAAAGAAATTGTAGCTGTTTGGTTACTGTCAGGCATAGAATTTCATTGCATTTAGAGTTTTCTCCTACTATAATCAAACCTTCAAGAATCTCACTTTGTCATATTACCGGGTAGGTAATGTATGTGCTACTGGAGGTGTGGGTTGATGTTTTTGTAACCCTGATGAACCATCCCTCACAGACAGCCtcctggtggaggaggagatgacggtggagagagaagaagagaggaggagatgataaGGGAGGAGagctgaaggaggagaggagaggaggagatgacagctgaagggtaaaggagaagaggagatgacgggggagagaggaaaggagaggcagaaatggcagtggagggaggagaggagaggagaagaggagatgatgagggaggagagctgaagggtagaggagaagaggagatgacaggggagagaggagaggagaggcagaaatggcagtggagggagcagaggagaggagaagaggagatgatgagggagggagggatccAGTAAAGCTCTAAgccagatgagatgagatgagatgagatgaggccCATTAGCAGCTATGAGAGAAGAGGGCTTCAGGCTTCAGAGCCTCTTAACACAACCACTGATGTctagagagatggggagggtgCTGTGTGACAGGTTAAGACAcaggagattgagagagagtgtttgctACTTAGCCAGAACACGtctggaagaaaagagaaagagagaagaagggccCTAATTTGGAAGACTGTGAGCTACACGTTAGGCACTGTGATATCATTATATTGCTCAAATAGAACAACATCAAAGGGAGTGGCGTGGGACTGGATGTGTCTTTGTATCTTCTGAGCCAATCATAACACTGGGAATTCTGAtatgtgctgtgatgacaagcACACTGGTCACTTGTTTGATTCACTTCATGCTTCAGTGCATATTCATATCTCCAAACTGTTTAATTGTTATTGTGAAATGATGAAATATATCATGTTGAATTGATAATCCTTGCCATGGCCTTCACATTATTGAACATATCTGGGCCTAATAACCACGCTGGAAGCCACTAAACTACAGTAAGATCGTTGGGGATTTATTTAAGAAGAATATGATGGAAAGGGAAGTGAAGACGTTATTAGTGATGCGTAGCCGAAGTCCCGTTTTCTTCGTGGAGAAAATAATGCATGCTTTGTGTGTATCAATCAATAAGCCAAAAATACTCAAGTCGCAAGCATAATGTGATACCCAGTGATTAATGCTAAACTGTACCAGCaaaaatccaacagaaaaacatgagaAAAGTATTGATCCCACAACGACAATTTTTTAAATGAAGTGGCCCGTGATGATTTAGTCCTTTTCAGGAAACAATTCAGAAGTAATATTCCATATTCAGAACGAAGTGAATACTCTTAAATGGCGAAGGCCCTAATGCATGATTTTGGAATATTTGATTCACTGTCTGTGCGACCTAGAGCATAGTTGTGCCTAACTGCGTAGTCTATGCAGCCATTTGGTAGCATATTCTGTAGAGTTGAATGATTGGTCAATTTAGTCAATGTTATGCTGTCAAACTGTGCAGAGATTTTACTAGAAGTGTCTGTCAGACATTAAATACCAGGAATGCACCTTCCTCAAAACAATTAGCATGAAATGCCCACCTTTTTGATCAGACACATCCAACTGAGGCGATGCTCTGCCCTCAAATGAAATTACCACATAAATGTACCCTAGTAATCAAAATAGCTTACCCTTCTATGCTGCACGCAAGAACTGTGGTGAGTGCCGCTTCTCAGCTCACACCTCAGAGGGAGAATATACCAGCTcagcacacaaatatcacaGCTACCATGTTCTAACATCGAAGAAGCAATTCATATATAGTGTGACCTGCAGTGCTGAACTTTAAGTTTTTAATAAGAGTTATATGCGTCAGAGAGAACATCATTGTgagtataaaatagggtgatattgatggaatgaaacccaaaaggactatatgctggtgtacttgaaataggtgacaatcgccacaggtttgtccggtcagaacaataacggatgccaatgttccaatgaggtctgatttattgcacacacacacgaagtgaagacatgaagtggttgatgaatgatgcccgtgaatataattatcccgtgtaaagggacttatatccacatttgaatccgtgaactgactgatataatccgtgtttgaaccgtgaaatgatagacatgaatccgtggtttctattaacaatacaaattacaaatatatacaattaaatacaataaagatgatatatacaacaagaatgaaacagtatatacactatgaatattacggctatgattaactacggatatgttcctttcacaccgtgccgcgtaacggtgaacattccatttatcccgtaataacagttactgattgaagtgacggtaacaagtaaaatacaaattatacagatgacacatatcacaaacactcacattctcaatgacgcacggcaagaatgaaagtgaatgtctctgatcgtgatattgtccgatgtgctccttgatgatgacttctccaacaccgctcgacttgacccacaacttggccagaggagggtcggccttatatagtgtagatgaaggggagccttgaaaccgtttagaaactgttggggtttgaccaaatggtcagtgaaattccactgtgcacgagccccacggaactctgggatcaactgataggctgacctttcatggaccccaggtcccgtgagtggccggcacagtgggggtgcacagctggatgcagctggtgaagctGCCTTTTTAACAGTGAGTCTTAGGAAgttagaaaggagaggaggaaggagaagttGAGTGTctggagtaacacacacacagacatacataacacacacacacacacacacacacacacacacacacacacacacacacacacacacacacacacacacacacacacacacacacacacacacatactcggagacacacattggcacacaactatagacacccacacacacagacacaatggcACCCAATCAGGTAGACGCACACCCTGCAATGGGCCGCGTGAGAAGGACTTAGGCAGGTTGGAGAGGGGCCAGTCTATTACTGTTTGTCCTTTCCCTTGTCTCCAGTGATTTGTCCCATAtcctcactgagacacacacacacacacacacaaaaacacagacataaacactcacactctctctctctctcacacacacaaacgcacacatacacacacaaacacacacacacacacacacacactatatgactTTGTTGTGTGCTGACAGTGGATGAGAGCATGAACAagtggatagagggagagagaggtagggagaggggaGCCAGTCACCTCCGGAGCTGTCAGACCAGCTCGCTGCTGTGATGATTGGGGCATTTTACTCGCACAGTCGGGGGAAGTGGCTCCGTCTCTGAGGGAttgggaagaagaagaggaaagtgTTGTTTTCTCTGAAAGCATGTGTTTTAAGGCTCCGATGATGTTATGCTCCGAGTCACAACTTGTCACTTTTTATTGATGGACAGAGCCAAGCTCCAGATTTTGTCCACTGCCGACACTCTACTGGGAACTGACATGCCCATTAGATTACACGATCAATTCAAAATGCATTTGTTATAAATGTAAAAGGCATCAGAGAGAGGGGCAGCAAATATACTAGTGTGTTAGAAAGCGACTCAGACTATTTCCCTTGAGGACTTCTGTGGTGTCTGCTGTCGTACGCATGAAACACACTGGCATTCACTTTTGAAGTGCCTTTAAAATGACTCAGTTGTTAAGGAAGTATGCGTTTGGTAGTcctttaatgaatgtttaatCTCCTAGTACAGTGGTTCTGTATTTGGTAGTcctttaatgaatgtttaatCTCCTTGTACAGTGGTTCTGCATTTGGTAGTcctttaatgaatgtttaatCTAATTGTACAGTGGTTCTAAGTTCTCCTCCATTGGTGCAGttggaggtgtggaggtgtgaaCAGTAAGGGACAGACTACAGTGGCTGGATcattaatgtaacattcaaACAGAGGCTCAGAAATGTCACTGTTCACCCAAAACTGTGCACCAGGGGagttaatataatattatattataaatggCCAGAGTGTTTTTACTGAGCTATTCACCAGGGTGTTGATTCAGTTGAACAGTTGTTTCACAACCATCTATGGTAAAATAGGTAGGCTATAATTTGTCTGCACAACTGCACAAGTATATCAAgttgattcatgtgtgttatACACAGGGCAAGATGTTAAACTCCATGTGTTGGTGGTTAGGGACCTTCACACAACAGCCAGATCTCTCTTTGTCACATGCCCGAATCAGAATCTATCTACACATTTAATCACTTCCTTTTAAAACAACCTGTTTTTCACTACATATGATGAAGCATTCCCCGACAGCAGCACATTCTGCAGCTGATCTGTATGTGCCATATTGCAGTGGATATATAAGAATTAGGCCTCAAATAGAAGGCTATTGATTTAAGACATGCACAATTGAAATTCGATCATAATCCGATAATAATATAATGTCAGGGCCAGACCGGTCCACAATCCGTTGTCCACCTCAGTAGACCTACACATATGAAAcagctgaggagagagatacaTTATTTACTATAGCAGTCTGACTAGGCAGTGGCACCTTCATCCTGAAGGATCAGTTTGTCTTTTGACTGTCAGCTCCTCCTCTGTTTGTGAGAAAACCCTGTAAGATGATATCCCTGTCTCCCCTATACAGCACGTACTGCCTTAAAGGCTGAGAAGTGATTTGTGTGCCGAGAATGGAAATAGCAGAGTGTCGGAGCGCAGCTAGTTTTACGAGAACTTAGCATTTCGGTTTTTTTCCAGCTGACTCGGCACGCATTAgcatcttcttctcttctcaaaGCGCCATTTCAACATCTCTCCACCggcgtgagtgagtgaaaatGGAAACATTACGGGTGAAGAACGCCTCTGATTCATCTTTGGATGATTAGACGTGACCCGCTCCGCACGCTACACGCTCATAAATCACCTCAATGTTCGTGCCGTTATTCCAATGCGACGATAGACTGAGTGGATTACAGATTGGCTGTGGCTGGTGAGGCGCGGGGGTAGGCAGTCGCAATATCACTTCACCCCCCCATCCATCACCGGGCTAGGTGTCTTACCTATCTGAAACTACCACAAATATATTGAGCTCCCTTTCCATCTCAAAGGCATTTCATTATGCAActccagcaggtgtgtgtgtgtgtctaaggacaGAGTATATCGATGAATAGGTTCTACATAATTTTATGGAAAAGCAGAGTAGGCCAgaaagtttacttttttttatcaacagcAGGTTTACCTCTTAAAAGAAATGatacaacgcacacacacacactcactcactcacaagaaACCTCTGATAGTGAATTGGTTTGAAAGGCTGGAAAAAAAGTCTAATGGCACTTTTCTCCAAGCTTATGCAGAATAGCGTGTGTGCTAGAATTGCCGTTCCACCAGTTTTATGGCACTCAACGCTGTGGGGATCAGTGTCAGGCTTATGGGGGTTAGTCAGTTATATTAAAGGCATGGGCAGCCATTTCCACTCAACAGGGGGGAGAATGCACATGGATGGAGACgggggtggtggttgggggtctgggtgtgtgtgtgtgtggggggggggggggggtcttactGAGTCTGAAATCACCAAAACCTGGCTGACTGTACCTCTAAAGTCTAGTGTGCAGGCTTTTCTCCaaatatgttcacacacacacacacacacacacacacacacacacacacacgtacaccgtGTACATACATTTCAGCATAAACATGCTACCCAGCAGGAGATGTGCATGTGATAACGAGGCTTCTCCAAAGCTTCTGGTGGATTCTTTATAGAGTGGATAATTTATGAACGCCTGACGTGAGCGTAGAAGGCTGTGCCACTTTGTTAATTATAGATGAAAACAATGTGGAGGCCGGCCAGCcagccaagacacacacacactgttactctCTGTTATTCATGGAGCTCAGCCATAACGAGACGCCTCTCCACTGCAGGAGCCTTCAAAGACACGGCCCCCTAATTGGGCCTTTCAACCTTTCTGTTTCAATTGTGGTACAGGAACTGTGGACGTACAAGTGAAGCAGTCTAATATTTTGATCTTCGATCGTGACGACAATTCCGAGCACAACGAAATGATTATTTATTTCTCCAGAGGCAGCACCAACGTTAGACCGTTAAACCAGATATTTATTTCTAGATAAGGCTAGGATAAGGCTACCTCGAGGTTTAGGATTAGGCTAAGACTCGACTAAATGGCTTCATGACAGCTGtaattacttgataaatgaataaaccAGCACCTCTATGATTAATTAATGCCGTTTTCATATTTTCTTTGTCccattttgtttgtgtaagcAGGCATTGGGCTGTCGGCAGTCCATTCTTTGTCATTGAAGATACCTGTTTAGGCCTATATGGACTAAAATGAGTTCTTGACTAAAAATCACAATCACTTTTAATGCACATGTAGACCACTGAATGGATTTTTATCATTCATCGATCATTCATAAAACAGAATAGttttcacacaaacattcaaactGAGCTATAGACTACGTTAGACACCAATATTACACACCAGCAGTTTGTCAGATATTCAGAGCTGAAACATTTATTAAGcataaagaaaactaaaaagagCCATAATGTACATAAATGTGAAATCTTAATGCTTGTTTATTTCATTTCCTAACAGCAGAATACATACACCGtaacatatatacacagtaaCACCAATCATATTAATATATGCAAATAATATTCTGTAAAATTCAGCAattcaaaaatatatttaaaaaaaaaaacagaacaaaaagtaCACGCAGGCATAAAACATTAAGTGTCAGATAGCTTAGAAAAAgatgcatgcatgtatttttattttatatagtcATCTTTGTTTGGAAGCTGTCAGTAGGCCCACTGacatttgctgctgctgctggagctggagctggagctggttgTCTACTGCTAGTCTACTTCAGACAGAAAAGCCAAGCTCCCTCCTTGGCTCTCATTTTAGACTTTTGACCCGCTAACTTCATAAGTCTCTGCCGAGCCAGACTCCTGTTTCCGCAGTCGATCCTGATCTTGTACGCCTTCTTGAACTGCTCTATGGCCTTGGCGTTGTTCTTCCTCTGGTACATCAGGAAATTCCCATACTTAGTGTGGCAGTGCTGTTGGTCAGCATCGGTCAGGGACTCATCTGAAATCAGCCTGGTGAAAATGGGCTCGGCCCTCTCCAGCTGTCCGCTTTCTTTATAGGCTTCCGCCAGATGCACCCAGGCGTATGTGTTTGATGGCTTCAGCTCCACGGTCTTCTGGAAGAAACGGATGCTTTCGGCGCGGGCTGCCTTAACCTCTGTGCCGCCAGCACTCAACCCGTCGGACTTCATATCGATCATCTTTTGCCAGTGGCAGAGACCGATCTGGTGGTAGAGGAAGGAGGAGTTGGGAGCTCTCTTGGCGGCCTCCTCGAAGATTTCTAAGGATTCATTAGTGGAACCCTCTCTCCTGAAGTATGTGGCAATGTACCTAGTTATCTGGGGCGTGTCTGGGCACTCCGTGAGGGCCTTGTGGATCAGCTCTCTGGATTTCGAAGGATTTAAGTGTTGGAGTTTCAGGGCTAAGAGGACCATCACCTCAGCGTTGGTGGGGTCGAGGTCCAAGGCTCTCTGTAACTGTTTGGCTGCAAGGCTGTCTTTGGGCTTGACCTTAGCATCCTTCCTGACGAGCTCCTCCAATCGGTAAAGGACCACAGCATAGCCCACGTTGTAGGACACACTGTCAGGCTTGGCTTCCAGAGCCTTCTGGAAGCTCTCCTTGGCCCTTGGATATAACTTAGCCCCCAACCTTAAGAAGCTCCACCCTTTCTCTGCTTCCACGGCGATCTCTCGGCCCTCACATGTGCTCTTCAACTTGCCTAGGTAAGTCTCCATGTCATCCAGGTTGCCCAGGTGATGGTGCAGCCAGGCGAAGCTGGAGTAGGTGACCAGGAAGTCTGCCTCATCTCGCTTGTCCTCTTTCAGCAAGGCTTCGGAGTTGCCCAGGTATTCAAGGGCGGTGTCGGCCTTCCCCTGCAGGTGACTCACAAAGGCCAGGATGTTGAAGTAAGTGGCGTGGTACTTGCGAGGATAGAACTTGATGCGGTGCAGGAGTTTCTCTGGGACACCCTTCAAGTCGCTGATGTCATCTTTGTCCACGTCCCATGTGAAGAGACACTCCACATTTTTTAGTTTGCCACCTCCTGTCAGTTTGTCAGCACTAGGGCAAAATGTATATACGCATAATTACAGCTAGTAAATACACAAAGAGATTTAGGCTGTATATACAGAGccgtacatacataaatatacagcTTTGGCCTGAACCATACATAGGCTTACATTCACAggtacttaaagcagcaatacggagttctgttccaaaactagtaagctaactacctagaaggcatgcaaaaaccttgcaaacaccaccaacagtccagctgacactgataaaagcttgccaacacactaactggtgtcttttgccAGTTTAGCTGGCATTgccatgcgtgtgaaagcttttcttccatttttgcagggtgttccagccagtTACACATAACTAaatagggcatatcttggatggccagtggggaagacacaggtgtttatctgtcctacacatgaccatatgctatcaaaataaatttgaggatggtaccaaaactagttgcctataaaaccgtacctcaaaaagtgtcaaaatgTTGCATAGTCTTACTTTAACATAGcagacacattacattacactacaGTTACTTGAAATCCTAACTATAACAGTAACTACATGCATGATCATatataaccatacaatttatatttgtgtgtgtgtgtgagagagagagagaaagcgagagcaaagttgttattgttattgttattgttaaaaTGTACCTCATGTTGTCTTGAGCTCAGTGTTTAGATTGCTCGGTACTCTCGAGTGATACAATGAGCTGGCACCGTGTGGAACTCGCACTTTTACAGCGTCAGTGCCCGTCTACTAGGGaaatgagaggaaaggaaaacgAAAGTGATGTTGCTAGTTGATCTGCAAGTTAATATGTTTAGGTCACACGCAGTgccgattttagcctgaaatgtATGGTGGGGCAAGTtggtatgacgtcatgtcaccgtcacaaaaatagaggtagctgattattataagcagtagaccagtaagatatgctatgggctgcattttgagtacCAGCAGGGAGCACAAATCCTAtctcaaatacatttcacatgctttaGCGCTCAGTGCGACACAAATATGTTGCCTATAGTACAGCATTAAAGTATAATGATTGCAACAAGtcaaaagattagacagacacatagctcaaataacttgcatcatttattaagcttgtggcacacgtgtggcatacaatatgaagcaaaaggcacaactgaaacaaatatcagcaacaaaacatgctgctaaatgaacaaaaccttgtaaaaagacgatgtccttgcaggttgcattgatacatccatcagctcccaaaaaaaagtttgactcacCGAATCGTAGTGTCTTGTTGCCCTCGCACATCGTCTCAAAAATGCCTGGGTTTACTGAGTCGGCTGACTCGTCGTGACCATGCAGGCCCAGTTCGCACTTCCCACAGAGCTTTAGGCACgatatcagcctccccagtctgcttgttgtgctctaaaatgttccGCTGATAAGCACTATCTATctgtgccatgatgttgacCCCTCCCAATAGTCCCAATTTCATGGCGCAATTGATATGACTTTTACTACTCTCATGTTTCACCGTTCTTTCTGCCAGATGCTTCAGGTCTTTATATCCATCAGTTGTCCAAACTGAGTCTGCATTAGTAGTAtttccaaaaagaaggcatggaaaacagaacagtgctctttttttttgtgctcgCAGTTAGCCATGTCTTTCTTTCAAACCACTCCATCTTGAAAGTTCGATTCGCTTTCTCACCAGGCTGCTGCAGGATCAagtcgtctggtctgtgtggcccCAAACGTTTTATTTCCAATTTTTCTTCCAGCGGCAATGtgctaaattgcaccctcaacaaataatCTACGTTATTCATTGTATTACTTAAAAAACTCTTCCAAAATTGTCGAAATCTAGCGATAGCTAAATAACCCGTAACTGGCATTGTTCTGACTGTatatgatttaatttttttcttagtcacggggtacaggtctcgcggttttcgcattaatCCAgtccaggggcggcttgtccatacgggctattggggcgacgcactgcctaagaaaaaaaaaaaaaaaaaaaaaaatcctgtataaacgcaatatccttgtaagtcgcgtaaatgacgatttcggtcggattctaccactagg
It contains:
- the LOC105890078 gene encoding interferon-induced protein with tetratricopeptide repeats 5-like isoform X1 is translated as MPSSADKLTGGGKLKNVECLFTWDVDKDDISDLKGVPEKLLHRIKFYPRKYHATYFNILAFVSHLQGKADTALEYLGNSEALLKEDKRDEADFLVTYSSFAWLHHHLGNLDDMETYLGKLKSTCEGREIAVEAEKGWSFLRLGAKLYPRAKESFQKALEAKPDSVSYNVGYAVVLYRLEELVRKDAKVKPKDSLAAKQLQRALDLDPTNAEVMVLLALKLQHLNPSKSRELIHKALTECPDTPQITRYIATYFRREGSTNESLEIFEEAAKRAPNSSFLYHQIGLCHWQKMIDMKSDGLSAGGTEVKAARAESIRFFQKTVELKPSNTYAWVHLAEAYKESGQLERAEPIFTRLISDESLTDADQQHCHTKYGNFLMYQRKNNAKAIEQFKKAYKIRIDCGNRSLARQRLMKLAGQKSKMRAKEGAWLFCLK
- the LOC105890078 gene encoding interferon-induced protein with tetratricopeptide repeats 5-like isoform X2, with the protein product MSADKLTGGGKLKNVECLFTWDVDKDDISDLKGVPEKLLHRIKFYPRKYHATYFNILAFVSHLQGKADTALEYLGNSEALLKEDKRDEADFLVTYSSFAWLHHHLGNLDDMETYLGKLKSTCEGREIAVEAEKGWSFLRLGAKLYPRAKESFQKALEAKPDSVSYNVGYAVVLYRLEELVRKDAKVKPKDSLAAKQLQRALDLDPTNAEVMVLLALKLQHLNPSKSRELIHKALTECPDTPQITRYIATYFRREGSTNESLEIFEEAAKRAPNSSFLYHQIGLCHWQKMIDMKSDGLSAGGTEVKAARAESIRFFQKTVELKPSNTYAWVHLAEAYKESGQLERAEPIFTRLISDESLTDADQQHCHTKYGNFLMYQRKNNAKAIEQFKKAYKIRIDCGNRSLARQRLMKLAGQKSKMRAKEGAWLFCLK